A window from Streptomyces sp. NBC_00335 encodes these proteins:
- a CDS encoding amidohydrolase family protein — MMELPRIISVDDHVIEPAHLFDVWLPAKYRDRGPKALTAGIGELAYTGGKYVITMDPDGPPTDWWIYEDLKFPYKRNIAAVGFDRDDMTLEGITREEMRRGCWDPKARLLDMDLNHVEASLCFPTFPRFCGQTFAEAHDKEVALACVRAYNDWMVEEWCGDSGGRLIPLCIIPLWDIDLAVAEIRRNAARGVRAVTFSEIPTHLGLPSIHSGYWDPFFAVCQETGTVVNMHIGSSSQMPAASPDAPPAVQAALSFNNAMASMMDFLFSGVLVKFPTLKLAYSEGQMGWIPYALERADDVWQEHRAWGGVKDLIPEPPSTYYYRQMFCCFFRDKHGIASLDVVGRDNATFETDYPHVDSTFPHTKEVALDHVKGLDEETVYKLMRGNAIRMLGLDFDKDRRTGR, encoded by the coding sequence ATCATGGAACTGCCTCGGATCATCAGCGTCGACGACCACGTCATCGAACCGGCCCACCTCTTCGACGTCTGGCTGCCCGCCAAGTACCGCGACCGCGGGCCCAAGGCGCTCACGGCCGGCATCGGCGAACTCGCCTACACCGGCGGCAAGTACGTGATCACCATGGACCCCGACGGCCCTCCCACCGACTGGTGGATCTACGAGGACCTGAAGTTCCCGTACAAGCGCAACATCGCCGCCGTCGGCTTCGACCGCGACGACATGACCCTGGAGGGCATCACCCGCGAGGAGATGCGGCGCGGCTGCTGGGACCCCAAGGCACGGCTGCTCGACATGGACCTCAACCACGTCGAGGCCTCGCTCTGCTTCCCGACCTTCCCGCGCTTCTGCGGGCAGACCTTCGCCGAGGCGCACGACAAGGAGGTCGCCCTGGCCTGCGTGCGCGCCTACAACGACTGGATGGTCGAGGAGTGGTGCGGGGACAGCGGCGGCCGGCTCATCCCGCTCTGCATCATCCCGCTCTGGGACATCGACCTGGCCGTCGCCGAGATCCGGCGCAACGCCGCACGCGGGGTGCGGGCGGTGACCTTCTCCGAGATCCCGACCCATCTCGGCCTGCCGTCCATCCACTCCGGCTACTGGGACCCCTTCTTCGCCGTCTGCCAGGAGACCGGCACCGTCGTCAACATGCACATCGGGTCCAGCTCCCAAATGCCCGCCGCCTCCCCCGACGCCCCGCCCGCCGTGCAGGCCGCGCTCAGCTTCAACAACGCCATGGCCTCGATGATGGACTTCCTGTTCAGCGGGGTGCTCGTCAAGTTCCCGACGCTGAAACTGGCGTACAGCGAGGGCCAGATGGGATGGATCCCGTACGCCCTGGAGCGCGCCGACGACGTGTGGCAGGAGCACCGCGCCTGGGGCGGGGTCAAGGACCTGATCCCCGAGCCGCCGTCCACGTACTACTACCGGCAGATGTTCTGCTGCTTCTTCCGCGACAAGCACGGGATCGCCTCGCTGGACGTCGTCGGCCGCGACAACGCCACCTTCGAAACCGACTACCCGCACGTGGACTCGACCTTCCCGCACACCAAGGAGGTCGCCCTCGACCACGTCAAGGGTCTCGACGAGGAAACCGTGTACAAGCTGATGCGCGGAAATGCCATCCGTATGCTCGGTCTTGACTTCGACAAGGACCGGCGGACGGGACGGTAG
- a CDS encoding acyl-CoA dehydrogenase: MDLTYTEEEREFRARLRAWLAEELPGLPAKPSPDDWPGRRAYDAGWQRRLYDAGYAGLHWPVDAGGRGATPTQHLIFLEETERAGAPYVGANFVGLLHAGPTIAAEGTAEQRARWLPPVLRGDEVWCQGFSEPDAGSDLASLRTRAVRDGDEYVITGSKIWTSHAEVADWCELLVRTDGEAPKHRGISWLAMPMDAPGVTIRPLRTLAGSTEFAEMFLDEVRVPVANRVGAENDGWRVTMVTLSFERGTAFVGEVVACRRTLGELARTAKANGRWDDPVLRRRLGRLYGEFGALWRLTQWNVSESERSGGVPGIGGSVFKLAYSHARQELYDTAAEVLGAEALSLDEEWTLDRLSSLSYTIAAGTSQIQQNIVAERILGLPKGR, from the coding sequence GTGGACCTCACCTACACCGAGGAGGAGCGGGAGTTCCGGGCCCGGCTGCGGGCCTGGCTCGCCGAGGAGCTCCCCGGGCTGCCGGCCAAGCCCTCGCCCGACGACTGGCCGGGCCGCCGCGCCTACGACGCGGGCTGGCAGCGCAGGCTGTACGACGCCGGGTACGCCGGACTGCACTGGCCGGTGGACGCGGGCGGCCGCGGGGCCACTCCCACGCAGCACCTGATCTTCCTGGAGGAGACGGAGCGCGCGGGAGCCCCGTACGTCGGCGCGAACTTCGTCGGGCTGCTGCACGCCGGCCCGACCATCGCCGCCGAGGGCACCGCGGAGCAGCGCGCGCGCTGGCTGCCGCCCGTCCTGCGCGGTGACGAGGTGTGGTGCCAGGGCTTCAGCGAGCCGGACGCGGGCTCCGACCTGGCCTCGCTGCGCACCCGGGCCGTCCGCGACGGCGACGAGTACGTGATCACCGGATCGAAGATATGGACCTCGCACGCGGAGGTCGCCGACTGGTGCGAGCTGCTCGTGCGCACCGACGGGGAGGCCCCCAAGCACCGGGGGATCTCCTGGCTGGCCATGCCGATGGACGCCCCCGGGGTGACGATCCGGCCGCTGCGCACGCTGGCCGGCTCCACGGAGTTCGCGGAGATGTTCCTCGACGAGGTACGGGTGCCGGTCGCCAACCGGGTCGGCGCGGAGAACGACGGCTGGCGGGTCACGATGGTGACCCTGTCCTTCGAGCGCGGCACCGCCTTCGTCGGCGAGGTCGTCGCCTGCCGGCGCACCCTGGGCGAGCTGGCGCGCACCGCGAAGGCGAACGGCCGCTGGGACGACCCGGTGCTGCGGCGCCGGCTGGGCCGCCTGTACGGGGAGTTCGGCGCCCTGTGGCGGCTCACCCAGTGGAACGTCAGCGAGTCCGAGCGCTCGGGCGGGGTCCCGGGCATCGGCGGCAGCGTCTTCAAGCTGGCGTACTCGCACGCGCGCCAGGAGCTCTACGACACGGCCGCCGAGGTGCTGGGGGCCGAGGCCCTCTCGCTGGACGAGGAGTGGACCCTGGACCGGCTCTCCTCGCTCTCGTACACGATCGCGGCGGGCACCTCGCAGATCCAGCAGAACATCGTGGCCGAGCGGATCCTCGGCCTTCCGAAGGGCAGGTGA
- a CDS encoding acyl-CoA dehydrogenase family protein, producing MDFQPTQDQRDLRAGVRDLLAGRYGREELRASVDRADLTGRSVDRDLWRELGEAGFFSLRLPEDEGGVGLGLPEAVLVFEEAGRALLPGPLVATHLAAGLVAGAAEGEAVVTAFDLEGPLVAHLGEADAVLGADGEPVDPAGWNYAGEPVRSADPLTPLARVSLPGQPVAAGAYRDAGALLTAALQLGSALRTVELAVQYAKEREQFGQPIGAFQAVKHLCAQMLVRAEVARTAVYAAAVTAGPAEVAAAKLLADEAAVRNARDCLQVHGGMGFTWEADVHLHLKRAWVRAEQWRTAAQAEEALAAELLAAVE from the coding sequence GTGGACTTCCAGCCGACGCAGGACCAGCGGGACCTGCGGGCAGGCGTACGGGACCTCCTGGCGGGCCGGTACGGGCGCGAGGAGCTGCGGGCCTCGGTCGACCGGGCCGACCTCACCGGCCGGTCCGTGGACCGGGATCTGTGGCGGGAGCTCGGCGAGGCCGGGTTCTTCTCGCTGCGGCTCCCGGAGGACGAGGGCGGGGTAGGGCTCGGGCTGCCGGAGGCCGTGCTCGTCTTCGAGGAGGCCGGGCGGGCGCTGTTGCCGGGACCGCTGGTCGCCACCCACCTGGCCGCCGGGCTGGTCGCGGGGGCCGCGGAGGGGGAGGCGGTGGTGACGGCCTTCGACCTGGAGGGCCCGCTGGTGGCCCACCTCGGCGAGGCGGACGCGGTGCTCGGCGCGGACGGGGAACCGGTCGACCCGGCCGGCTGGAACTACGCCGGGGAGCCGGTGCGCTCCGCGGACCCGCTGACCCCGCTGGCCCGGGTCTCCCTGCCGGGGCAGCCGGTGGCGGCCGGTGCCTACCGGGACGCGGGGGCGCTGCTGACGGCGGCGCTGCAGCTCGGCAGCGCGCTGCGCACGGTGGAGCTGGCGGTGCAGTACGCCAAGGAGCGCGAACAGTTCGGGCAGCCGATCGGGGCGTTCCAGGCGGTGAAGCACCTGTGCGCGCAGATGCTGGTGCGGGCCGAGGTGGCCCGTACGGCGGTCTACGCGGCCGCCGTGACGGCCGGTCCGGCGGAGGTGGCCGCGGCCAAGCTGCTGGCCGACGAGGCCGCCGTGCGCAACGCCCGGGACTGTCTGCAGGTGCACGGCGGGATGGGCTTCACCTGGGAGGCGGACGTGCACCTGCACCTGAAGCGGGCGTGGGTGCGGGCGGAGCAGTGGCGGACCGCGGCGCAGGCGGAGGAGGCGCTGGCGGCGGAGCTGCTGGCGGCGGTGGAGTAG
- a CDS encoding ATP-binding protein, protein MQVLQVQLEVGPDPAEVGRARRWARSRLAGCGIGDDEPLAETLILLISELVTNAVVHTGCPAVLRMLFGEPGVRVEVADASDRAPSPRQAAGDDTGGRGLELVDGLADRWGWQREGAGKRIWCEIDRAEKLAEGIAEKAAEKAAGKTAEDAAGGPEIHGAIREPHVYL, encoded by the coding sequence GTGCAGGTGCTTCAGGTTCAGCTGGAGGTAGGACCGGACCCCGCCGAGGTCGGCCGGGCCCGCCGATGGGCCCGCTCACGGCTCGCGGGCTGCGGCATAGGGGATGACGAGCCGCTCGCCGAGACGCTGATCCTGCTGATCTCCGAGCTGGTCACCAACGCCGTCGTCCACACCGGCTGTCCGGCCGTGCTGCGCATGCTCTTCGGGGAGCCGGGAGTGCGGGTGGAGGTCGCGGACGCGAGCGACCGGGCGCCGTCCCCGCGGCAGGCCGCCGGGGACGATACGGGCGGCCGCGGGCTGGAGCTCGTGGACGGACTGGCGGACCGCTGGGGCTGGCAGCGCGAGGGCGCCGGGAAGCGGATCTGGTGCGAGATCGACCGCGCCGAGAAGCTCGCGGAGGGGATCGCGGAGAAGGCCGCCGAGAAGGCTGCGGGGAAGACCGCGGAGGACGCCGCGGGCGGGCCGGAAATCCACGGCGCGATCCGGGAACCGCACGTGTACCTCTAA
- a CDS encoding SigE family RNA polymerase sigma factor, producing the protein MEPSEETFAEFVAAAGLPLLRTARLLTGDWHLGQDLVQVTLAKVYDRWARAGRYDAPIGYAHKVMVTTYCTWRRRRWHHELPHAAVPDAAGGSVEPAAEAVAATDLLERALLSLPRRQRAVLVLRYYQDLTVEQTAEILGCPNGTVTSLAARALTRLRARPDLWPGAGTTEAEVR; encoded by the coding sequence GTGGAGCCATCCGAAGAAACGTTTGCGGAGTTCGTCGCGGCAGCGGGACTCCCGTTGCTCCGCACCGCGAGGCTGCTGACGGGCGACTGGCATCTGGGGCAGGACCTGGTGCAGGTGACCCTGGCCAAGGTCTACGACCGCTGGGCCCGCGCGGGCCGGTACGACGCACCGATCGGCTACGCGCACAAGGTCATGGTCACCACCTACTGCACCTGGCGTCGCAGGCGCTGGCACCACGAGCTGCCCCACGCGGCCGTGCCCGACGCCGCGGGCGGCTCCGTCGAGCCCGCCGCCGAGGCGGTCGCCGCCACGGACCTGCTCGAACGCGCCCTGCTCAGCCTGCCGCGGCGCCAGCGGGCCGTACTGGTGCTGCGCTACTACCAGGACCTGACGGTCGAGCAGACGGCGGAGATCCTGGGCTGTCCGAACGGCACGGTGACCAGCCTGGCCGCGCGGGCCCTGACCCGCTTGCGGGCCCGCCCCGACCTCTGGCCGGGCGCCGGTACGACTGAGGCGGAGGTTCGATGA
- a CDS encoding cyclase family protein, which yields MAMPAEFHDIAKRVNNWGRWGAEDEIGTLNLITDEVVRAAAAEIRTGRRIPLALPLKEDGVQSGMIPGRINPLHTMVQINQELFGPGTVACSDDAVTFGLQAGTHWDALTHVSHSGKIYNGRPAGTITAHGRAEFSGIDKAGHIVSRGVLLDVARAKGLDRLPGGHPVTPEDLEQAEEFGGVTVRAGDIVLVRTGQVQVYLAGDKHGYGYPSPGLSVRTPEWFHARDVAAVANDTLTFEIFPPEIENLWLPVHALDLVEMGMHQGQNWNLEKLSTACAEESRYSFLLSAMPEPFVGAVGTPVAPVAIL from the coding sequence ATGGCCATGCCCGCCGAGTTCCACGACATCGCCAAGCGCGTCAACAACTGGGGCCGGTGGGGCGCCGAGGACGAGATCGGCACCCTCAACCTCATCACCGACGAGGTGGTCCGCGCGGCCGCCGCGGAGATCCGCACCGGGCGCCGGATCCCGCTCGCCCTGCCGCTCAAGGAGGACGGGGTGCAGTCCGGCATGATCCCCGGCCGGATCAACCCGCTGCACACGATGGTGCAGATCAACCAGGAGCTCTTCGGCCCGGGCACGGTGGCGTGCAGCGACGACGCGGTGACCTTCGGGCTCCAGGCCGGCACGCACTGGGACGCGCTCACGCACGTCTCGCACTCGGGGAAGATCTACAACGGCCGCCCGGCCGGCACCATCACGGCGCACGGCCGCGCCGAGTTCAGCGGCATCGACAAGGCCGGGCACATCGTCTCGCGCGGGGTCCTGCTGGACGTGGCCCGCGCCAAGGGCCTGGACCGGCTCCCCGGCGGCCACCCGGTGACCCCGGAAGACCTGGAGCAGGCCGAGGAGTTCGGCGGGGTCACCGTCCGCGCGGGCGACATCGTCCTGGTCCGCACCGGTCAGGTGCAGGTCTACCTGGCGGGCGACAAGCACGGCTACGGCTACCCCTCGCCCGGCCTGTCCGTCCGTACGCCCGAGTGGTTCCACGCCCGGGACGTGGCGGCCGTCGCGAACGACACCCTGACCTTCGAGATCTTCCCGCCGGAGATAGAGAACCTGTGGCTGCCGGTGCACGCGCTGGACCTGGTCGAGATGGGCATGCACCAGGGCCAGAACTGGAACCTCGAAAAGTTGTCCACAGCCTGTGCGGAAGAATCCCGCTACTCGTTCCTGCTCTCCGCCATGCCGGAACCCTTCGTCGGCGCGGTGGGCACCCCGGTGGCCCCGGTCGCCATCCTCTGA
- a CDS encoding SDR family NAD(P)-dependent oxidoreductase: MGNFLAGKVVAVTGAGRGIGRAVALAAAAEGAKVVVNDYGVGMEGNEPTSEIAEAVVKEIVAAGGEAVAVADDISTMAGGQRIVDTALAQYGRIDGVVCVAGILRERMLFNMSEEEWDPVVATHLKGTFTVFRAASAVMRRQGTGTLIGFTSGNHQGSVAQANYSAAKGGIISLVRSAALGLAKYGVTSNAVAPVARTRMSANVPMELKEIGEPEDVAALVTYLLSDKAVAVGGEKITGQVYTIAGPKIAVWAQPRELRAGYAEGSWTPEKIADFLPGTVGTDPMPMLAQLEAMAKAAAAKDRPNA, translated from the coding sequence GTGGGGAACTTCTTGGCAGGCAAAGTCGTCGCCGTCACAGGCGCCGGCCGGGGCATCGGGCGGGCCGTGGCACTCGCCGCGGCCGCCGAAGGCGCCAAGGTCGTCGTCAACGACTACGGCGTGGGCATGGAGGGCAACGAGCCCACCAGCGAGATCGCCGAAGCGGTGGTGAAGGAGATCGTCGCCGCGGGCGGCGAGGCCGTGGCCGTCGCCGACGACATCTCGACCATGGCGGGCGGCCAGCGCATAGTCGACACCGCGCTCGCCCAGTACGGACGCATCGACGGAGTCGTGTGCGTCGCCGGCATCCTGCGCGAGCGGATGCTGTTCAACATGTCCGAGGAGGAGTGGGACCCGGTGGTCGCCACCCACCTCAAGGGCACGTTCACCGTCTTCCGCGCCGCCTCCGCCGTCATGCGCCGCCAGGGCACCGGCACGCTGATCGGCTTCACCAGCGGCAACCACCAGGGCTCCGTGGCCCAGGCCAACTACAGCGCGGCCAAGGGCGGGATCATCTCGCTCGTCCGCTCCGCCGCGCTGGGCCTGGCCAAGTACGGGGTCACCTCCAACGCCGTGGCGCCCGTGGCGCGCACCCGGATGTCGGCCAACGTGCCGATGGAGCTCAAGGAGATCGGCGAGCCCGAGGACGTCGCGGCGCTCGTCACCTACCTGCTCTCCGACAAGGCCGTGGCCGTCGGCGGCGAGAAGATCACCGGGCAGGTCTACACGATCGCCGGCCCGAAGATCGCCGTCTGGGCGCAGCCCCGCGAACTGCGCGCCGGCTACGCCGAGGGCTCCTGGACCCCCGAGAAGATCGCCGACTTCCTGCCCGGGACCGTCGGCACCGACCCGATGCCGATGCTCGCCCAGCTCGAAGCCATGGCCAAGGCGGCGGCCGCCAAGGACCGCCCCAACGCGTAG
- a CDS encoding acyl-CoA dehydrogenase family protein, translating into MDFRFDEEDKELRGRARAWLAEHLTGPYEEAVGLGGPGSEHEGVEVRRAWERELGRAGWIGQGWETADADAYGNRRLSLTGQVVWAEEYAAARAPARVGHIGENLLAPTLIAYGSPEQRARFLPGIARGEELWCQGYSEPGAGSDLAGIRTTAVRDAADGLYRVTGQKIWTSLAQDADWCFVLARTGAGSARHRGLSFLLVRMDQPGKVEVRPIRQMSGTSEFNEVFFDGAVAAEVVGGEGNGWSVAMGLLALERGVSTLVQQIGFAAELERVVRAYVAAGAGDPVLRERLVRQWAELRTMRWNALRTLGGAGGDPGAPSVAKLLWGGWHRRLGELAVEVRGAVATAGPGHWSQGTPYELGLDEEQRLFLFTRADTIYGGSDEIQRNIIAERVLGLPKESR; encoded by the coding sequence ATGGACTTCCGCTTCGACGAGGAGGACAAGGAGCTGCGCGGTCGCGCGCGGGCGTGGCTGGCGGAGCACCTCACGGGCCCGTACGAGGAGGCCGTCGGCCTCGGCGGGCCGGGCAGTGAGCACGAGGGCGTCGAGGTCCGCCGGGCCTGGGAGCGGGAGTTGGGGCGCGCCGGCTGGATCGGCCAGGGCTGGGAGACGGCGGACGCAGACGCGTACGGCAACCGGCGGCTGTCCCTCACCGGGCAGGTGGTGTGGGCCGAGGAGTACGCGGCCGCGCGCGCCCCGGCCCGGGTCGGCCACATCGGCGAGAACCTCCTCGCGCCGACGCTGATCGCCTACGGCTCCCCGGAGCAGCGGGCCCGCTTCCTCCCCGGCATCGCCCGCGGCGAGGAGCTGTGGTGCCAGGGGTACTCCGAACCGGGCGCCGGCTCCGACCTCGCGGGAATCCGTACGACGGCGGTACGGGACGCTGCGGACGGCCTGTACCGGGTCACCGGGCAGAAGATCTGGACCTCGCTCGCCCAGGACGCCGACTGGTGCTTCGTCCTGGCGCGCACCGGGGCCGGGTCGGCGCGGCACCGCGGGCTGTCCTTCCTCCTGGTCCGCATGGACCAGCCGGGCAAGGTCGAGGTCCGGCCGATCCGGCAGATGTCGGGGACCTCCGAGTTCAACGAGGTGTTCTTCGACGGGGCCGTCGCCGCCGAGGTGGTGGGCGGTGAGGGCAACGGCTGGTCCGTGGCCATGGGACTGCTCGCCCTGGAGCGCGGGGTCTCCACCCTCGTCCAGCAGATCGGCTTCGCGGCCGAACTGGAGCGCGTGGTCCGGGCGTACGTGGCCGCGGGCGCGGGCGACCCGGTCCTGCGCGAACGCCTCGTACGGCAGTGGGCCGAGCTGCGCACGATGCGCTGGAACGCACTGCGGACGCTGGGCGGCGCGGGCGGGGACCCCGGCGCGCCCAGCGTGGCCAAGCTCCTGTGGGGCGGCTGGCACCGGCGGCTCGGGGAGCTGGCGGTGGAGGTCCGGGGCGCGGTGGCCACGGCCGGGCCGGGGCACTGGTCGCAGGGGACCCCGTACGAACTCGGACTCGACGAGGAGCAGCGGCTCTTCCTGTTCACCCGCGCCGACACCATCTACGGCGGCTCGGACGAGATCCAGCGCAACATCATCGCCGAGCGCGTGCTCGGCCTGCCTAAGGAGTCCAGGTGA
- a CDS encoding Zn-dependent alcohol dehydrogenase has product MRGVVFDGKQAQVVDDLEIRDPGPGEVLVAIAAAGLCHSDLSVIDGTIPFPPPVVLGHEGAGVVEAVGSGVTHVVPGDHVSLSTLANCGACADCDRGRPTMCRKAIGMPGQPFSRGGKPLFQFASNSAFAERTIVKAVQAVKIPKDIPLTSAALIGCGVLTGVGAVLNRAKVDRGESVVVIGTGGIGLNVLQGARIAGATTIVAIDANPAKEAVARQFGATHFIDASAVADSSAAVKEILPTGADHAFECVGNVKLIRQAIDLLDRHGQAVLLGVPGFKEEAAFQVSSMYLDKTIMGCRYGSSRPQRDIALYAELYRQGKLLLDELVTEVYPVEDFDKAVDDAHHGRVARGVLTF; this is encoded by the coding sequence GTGAGAGGCGTCGTATTCGACGGCAAGCAGGCCCAGGTGGTCGACGATCTGGAGATCCGGGACCCGGGGCCGGGGGAGGTGCTGGTCGCGATAGCGGCGGCCGGGCTGTGCCACAGCGATCTGTCGGTGATCGACGGGACGATCCCGTTCCCGCCGCCGGTGGTGCTCGGGCACGAGGGCGCGGGCGTGGTGGAGGCGGTCGGTTCCGGGGTCACGCACGTGGTGCCCGGCGACCACGTCTCGCTGTCCACGCTCGCCAACTGCGGTGCGTGCGCGGACTGTGACCGCGGCCGGCCCACGATGTGCCGCAAGGCGATCGGGATGCCGGGCCAGCCGTTCTCGCGGGGCGGCAAGCCGCTCTTCCAGTTCGCCTCCAACTCGGCCTTCGCGGAGCGGACGATCGTCAAGGCCGTGCAGGCGGTGAAGATCCCCAAGGACATCCCGCTGACCTCGGCCGCGCTGATCGGCTGCGGGGTCCTGACGGGCGTGGGCGCCGTACTGAACCGGGCCAAGGTGGACCGCGGCGAGAGCGTGGTCGTCATCGGCACCGGCGGCATCGGGCTCAACGTGCTCCAGGGCGCGCGGATCGCGGGCGCCACCACCATCGTGGCGATCGACGCGAACCCGGCGAAGGAGGCGGTGGCCCGGCAGTTCGGCGCCACGCACTTCATCGACGCCTCGGCGGTGGCGGACTCCTCGGCGGCCGTCAAGGAGATCCTGCCGACGGGCGCGGACCACGCCTTCGAGTGCGTGGGCAACGTCAAGCTGATCCGGCAGGCGATCGACCTGCTGGACCGGCACGGACAGGCGGTCCTGCTCGGCGTGCCCGGCTTCAAGGAGGAGGCGGCCTTCCAGGTCTCGTCCATGTACCTGGACAAGACGATCATGGGCTGCCGGTACGGGTCCTCGCGCCCGCAGCGGGACATCGCGCTCTACGCGGAGCTCTACCGGCAGGGCAAGCTGCTGCTCGACGAGCTGGTGACGGAGGTCTACCCGGTCGAGGACTTCGACAAGGCCGTGGACGACGCCCACCACGGGCGGGTGGCCCGGGGGGTCCTCACGTTCTGA
- a CDS encoding flavin reductase family protein, with product MAATVVRYLRSVGSLPSAAAEPGAEPVEALPRPDLRAVGEDERAPVSPAEFRAVLGNFASGVTIITSPPGEDEDGPAGFACQSFASLSLDPPLVTFMVARTSTTWPRIARTGVFCVNILGAEQGELCRAFAVSGADKFAGVAHTPAPATGSPQLDAVPAWIDCRIHAVHTGGDHLIVVGKVEAMGAAGEGEPLLFHKGRFGRFTD from the coding sequence ATGGCGGCCACCGTCGTCCGATACCTCAGATCAGTCGGCTCCCTCCCCTCCGCCGCCGCGGAGCCCGGGGCCGAGCCCGTCGAAGCACTGCCCCGCCCCGATCTGCGGGCCGTCGGCGAGGACGAGCGCGCGCCCGTCAGCCCCGCCGAGTTCCGCGCCGTACTGGGGAACTTCGCCAGCGGGGTCACGATCATCACCTCCCCGCCCGGCGAGGACGAGGACGGCCCGGCCGGCTTCGCCTGCCAGTCCTTCGCCTCGCTCTCCCTCGACCCGCCGCTGGTCACCTTCATGGTGGCCCGTACGTCGACCACCTGGCCCCGCATCGCGCGCACCGGGGTGTTCTGCGTGAACATCCTCGGCGCCGAACAGGGCGAGCTGTGCCGGGCCTTCGCCGTCAGCGGCGCCGACAAGTTCGCCGGCGTCGCCCACACCCCGGCCCCCGCCACGGGGTCGCCGCAGCTCGACGCGGTGCCCGCCTGGATCGACTGCCGGATCCACGCCGTGCACACCGGCGGGGACCACCTCATCGTCGTGGGCAAGGTCGAGGCCATGGGCGCGGCCGGCGAGGGCGAGCCCCTCCTCTTCCACAAGGGCCGCTTCGGCCGCTTCACCGACTGA
- a CDS encoding GlxA family transcriptional regulator, with protein sequence MDRRAAHPVVIVAFDGVQLLDVTGPAEVFGTANLHGARYEVRIISPDGTDVRTSSGVRIGADGGPESLPARPGTLVVPGRSDWRRAVADPALTGLVAELVRRSRRVTSVCAGAFVLAHTGVLDGRRAVTHWRLAAQLANAYPLVRVEADPLFVQDGHVVTSAGVTSGIDLALSLVEEDHGAEIAREVARELVVFMARPGGQSQYSARLTPREAGNPALRTVMDAIGADPRLALDEVARDAGVSGRHLARLFRSETGMTPGQYLESVRLEAAQALLEAGDDPVDTVAEQSGFGSAETMRRVFQQSLDLAPTAYRARFRSTRTSPPSGSPISTNS encoded by the coding sequence ATGGACCGACGAGCCGCCCACCCCGTCGTCATCGTCGCCTTCGACGGCGTGCAGCTGCTCGATGTCACGGGCCCCGCCGAGGTGTTCGGTACAGCCAATCTCCACGGCGCCCGCTACGAGGTCCGGATCATCTCCCCGGACGGGACCGACGTCCGCACCTCCTCGGGCGTACGCATCGGCGCGGACGGCGGCCCGGAGAGCCTGCCGGCCCGCCCCGGGACGCTCGTCGTCCCCGGCCGGAGCGACTGGCGGCGGGCCGTCGCCGATCCCGCCCTGACGGGCCTGGTCGCCGAGCTCGTGCGCCGCTCGCGCCGGGTCACCTCGGTGTGCGCCGGGGCCTTCGTGCTGGCGCACACCGGGGTGCTCGACGGTCGGCGGGCGGTCACGCACTGGCGGCTCGCGGCGCAGCTCGCCAACGCGTACCCGCTGGTGCGGGTGGAGGCGGATCCGCTGTTCGTCCAGGACGGGCACGTGGTCACCTCCGCCGGGGTGACCTCGGGCATCGACCTCGCGCTGTCCCTGGTCGAGGAGGACCACGGGGCCGAGATCGCCCGGGAGGTCGCGCGGGAGCTGGTCGTCTTCATGGCCAGGCCCGGCGGCCAGTCCCAGTACAGCGCCCGCCTGACCCCGCGCGAGGCCGGGAATCCGGCCCTGCGCACGGTCATGGACGCCATCGGGGCCGACCCCCGGCTCGCGCTCGACGAGGTCGCCCGGGACGCCGGGGTCAGCGGCCGCCACCTCGCCCGGCTCTTCCGCTCGGAGACCGGGATGACGCCGGGGCAGTACCTGGAATCCGTCCGCCTCGAAGCCGCCCAGGCCCTGCTGGAGGCCGGCGACGACCCGGTGGACACGGTGGCCGAGCAGTCGGGCTTCGGTTCCGCCGAAACCATGCGGCGCGTGTTCCAGCAGAGCCTGGACCTCGCCCCGACCGCCTACCGCGCCCGCTTCCGCAGCACGCGCACGTCCCCGCCGTCCGGGTCGCCGATCAGCACGAACAGCTGA